The DNA segment ACGCGTCGCGCCGAACTCGGACGACGAGGACTGCCGCTACCTCTGGCAGAACCGGGAGCACTTCGTCAAAAAATCCATGTGGATGTACGGCGGCGACGGCTGGGCCTACGACATCGGCTACGGCGGGCTGGACCACGTGCTCGCCCTCGGGCCCGACGTCAACATCCTGGTGGTGGACACGGAGGTCTACTCCAACACGGGCGGGCAGTCCTCCAAGGCCACTCCCGTCGGTGCGGTGGCGCAGTTCGCGGCCTCGGGCAAGAAGGTGAGGAAAAAGGACCTGGGCGCGATGCTCATGAGCTACGGGAACATCTACATCGCCCAGGTGGCGATGGGCGCCGACCCGAACCATCTGGTCAAGGTCCTGAAGGAGGCGGAGTCCTACAAGGGGCCGTCCCTGATCATCGCCTACGCGCCCTGCATCAACCACGGGATCGTCAAGGGCATGGGCTTCGCCCAGAAGGAGTCCAAGCTGGCCGTCGAGGCCGGGTACTGGCACCTCTACCGCTACGATCCCCGCCGGGTCAAGGAGGGGCTCAATCCCTTCGTCCTCGATTCCAAGGCCCCGACCCGCCCGCTGCGGGAGTTCCTGATGGGCGAGGTTCGCTACGCCGCCCTCGAGCGGACCTTCCCCGAGGAGGCGAAGGTCCTCATCGCGATGGCCGAGGAGGACGCAAAGGAGAAGTACGAGCGCTACAGGCAGATGGCGGAGGCCGGGGCGATCGGCTGCATCGCGAGCTGAGGTGATCGAGGGGACGGCGAAGGAGCCGTCCCCTTCCGTTATCCGGCCGCGGCACTCCGAACCGCATGAGCTATAATGCGAAGATGGAGATCGGGGAAGGCCAAAAGCAGGCCGGGAGAACCTCGGCCTTCGACTTCGGAAGGAGGTAATGCCATGTCCGGAGGCTGGCGCTCGGAGAGCGCGGAGCGTCCCGTAATGGAGGGCGATCTTCAGTATCACATCCGCTGTGGAAGGGGGGACGTGAACCGCTACGTCCTCCTTCCCGGGGACCCGGAACGCACGGACGTCATCGCCAAGGAGTGGACCGAATCCCGTTTTGTGGCGAACCATCGCGAACATCGGACCTGGAGCGGGGCCATCGGCTCCGTCCCTGTGACCGCCTGTTCCACGGGCATGGGGGGCGGCTCGACCTCCATCGCGGTGGAGGAGCTGGCCGCTCTGGGGGCGGACACCTTCATCCGCGTGGGCTCCTGCGGGGCCATCGCCGAGGAGGTCGAGTGCGGCGACCTGATCGTCTGCTCGGGCGCGATGCGCCAGGACGGGACGAGTCCGGAGTACGTCGACCTCTCCTACCCCGCCCAGGCCCATTACGAGGTCACCGCCGCGCTGGTGGAGGCCTGCGAGCGCCTGGGGGCCGCCTATCACGTCGGCGTGGGCTGTTCGACAGCCTCCTTCTACTGCGGGCAGGCCCGGCCGGGTTTCGGCGGCTACACGCAGTCCTCGTTCCGGGACAGGGTCGACGACCTGCGGCGCGCCCGGGTGCTGAACTTCGAAATGGAGGCCGCGACGCTCTTCACGCTCGCGGGGCTCTACGGGTTCCGGGCCGGAGCGGTCTTCGCTGTCGTGGCGCATCGCCTGAAGGACACGTTCCGGTACGAGGGCATCGACCGGAGCGTCCGCGTCGCCAACGAGGCCGTGAGCATCCTCGCCTCCTGGGACGAGCTCAAGAGGACCGCGAACAAGCGTTATTGGTTCCCGGGTTTGCTCCATCTGGGGAAAAAGTGAGGCTGCGGGGCTCGGGTCCGTCCCTCCCGCAGCCCGGTTTGGTCCCGCTTGGGAGGTCATGACGCAGCCTGCCGTCCTCAGGCTCCAAAAGCACGACAAAAAAACCGCCCCCATCGGGAGGCGGTTTTTTATTGTGCGGATGGGCCGACGGACCTCAGACGACCGCGATCTCGTAGGGCAGGGTCGACAGACGGCGCGAGCCGTCCTGCGTGGCGATATGGCAGTCGCAGGAGGTGATGCGCGCTCCGTCCTCCAGGACCGCCAAGGGATGGATGTTGAAACGCATCCCCGGCTCGATCGGAGTCGCATCCCCGCTCACGATTCGGGGGAACTCCCAGACGTCCGCCCCCTGCCCGTGTCCGATGGCGGCGGGCGGCTCTCCCGCACCGCGCGGCCGCGCATAGCCCCTCTCGATCAGGACCGCCTCCGCCGCATCCGCCAGCTCCCCGACCGTCGCTCCGGGGCGGATCCGCGCGGCGGCGGCCCTCTGCGCCTCCCCCACCGCGGCGAAGGCCCGGAC comes from the Fretibacterium sp. OH1220_COT-178 genome and includes:
- a CDS encoding nucleoside phosphorylase, producing the protein MSGGWRSESAERPVMEGDLQYHIRCGRGDVNRYVLLPGDPERTDVIAKEWTESRFVANHREHRTWSGAIGSVPVTACSTGMGGGSTSIAVEELAALGADTFIRVGSCGAIAEEVECGDLIVCSGAMRQDGTSPEYVDLSYPAQAHYEVTAALVEACERLGAAYHVGVGCSTASFYCGQARPGFGGYTQSSFRDRVDDLRRARVLNFEMEAATLFTLAGLYGFRAGAVFAVVAHRLKDTFRYEGIDRSVRVANEAVSILASWDELKRTANKRYWFPGLLHLGKK